A segment of the Quadrisphaera setariae genome:
GGTGCACTTCGCGCGCAACCTGCTGGCCCACGTGGCCAAGGCCGACGGTGAGGTCGTCACCGCCGCCTACCGCACGGTGTTCGCCCAGCCCACCGCAGCCGGCGTCCAGTCGCAGTGGGACTCTGATGTGACCCCGCTCAGGCGGACACCTGCTTCTGTGTCAGGTACCGCTGTTCGTAGTCCAGCGGGCTGAGGTTGTCCAGGCGCGAGTGACGACGCCGGGAGTTGTAGAACCCTTCGATGTAGGAGAACACCTCCATCTCCAGCTCATGACGTGATGCCCACGCCCGCCGGTAGACCAGCTCGGTCTTCAACGTCGCGAACGTCGTCTCGGCCATCGCGTTGTCGAACGCCGAGCCCACCCGTCCCATCGACGCCAGCAGCCCCGAGGCCCGCAGCGACTTGCCGAACTCATAGCTCGTGTACTGCGTGCCGCGGTCGGAGTGGTGGATCGTTCCCGGCTCCGGCCGCCGGCGCTGGATCGCCATACCGACCGCGTCCAGGATCAGCTCGGTGCGCAGGTGGTCTGCCATCGCCCACCCCACGATCCGCCGGCTGAACGCATCGACGACCACTGCCAGGTACAGGAAGCCTTCCCAGATGCGCAGGTAGGTGATATCGGCGACCCACAGCCGGTCGGGTGCCTCAGCAGTGAAGTGGCGTTCGACCAGGTCTGGGGCGGTGGCGGTGGTCACGCTGCGCTTGCCGTACTTGCCGCGTCGGCGCCGGTGGGCGCCTTCGATGCTGGTCAACCGCATCAGGCGTGCGACGTGCTTGCGGTTCCAGGTGTGCCCCCGGGAGCGGATCTCAGCGGTCAGGCGCCGCGCGCCGTACACGCCGCGGTGCTCAGCCCAGGCGTCGCGGGCTGCGTCCGCGCGGTAGGCCTCAGCCAGCTCCGCGGCGGTGGGGCCATGGCCGCGGGCAGCTGAGGCGTAGTAGGTGCTGTGCCCGATGCCGAGGACTCGGCACAGGGTCCGGACGGGGAAGTTGGTCTTCATCGCGTCGATGAACACCAGCACCTGCTGGCGGTTCAGCGACCCGTCTCGCGTGCGAAGAAGACCGCGGCTTTTT
Coding sequences within it:
- a CDS encoding IS3 family transposase encodes the protein MFIDAMKTNFPVRTLCRVLGIGHSTYYASAARGHGPTAAELAEAYRADAARDAWAEHRGVYGARRLTAEIRSRGHTWNRKHVARLMRLTSIEGAHRRRRGKYGKRSVTTATAPDLVERHFTAEAPDRLWVADITYLRIWEGFLYLAVVVDAFSRRIVGWAMADHLRTELILDAVGMAIQRRRPEPGTIHHSDRGTQYTSYEFGKSLRASGLLASMGRVGSAFDNAMAETTFATLKTELVYRRAWASRHELEMEVFSYIEGFYNSRRRHSRLDNLSPLDYEQRYLTQKQVSA